A genome region from Nitrospira sp. includes the following:
- a CDS encoding transporter, whose product MKLGRRQVVACLLGAVLMWTAAPLFALDHDNLDPNRPIGMEDAYAIPKGEIGLEGGVRFNDRREGRTSVTFQPQIIYGAFANTQIEIQGDLFTDPRSLVGANKSGDLHLGVLYNFNTETLNLPAFAVRVEADLPTGVNSKGVDTQLTGILTRSFGRFRVHLNAGYTVIGSPQGQERPGAYRAVAAVSYPLGYPTSFRDTLIASVYSRQSDLRGQQNHTGVEIGIRHQLTSRVVLDGGLGTEFVGPADRAALLGTVGVSVGF is encoded by the coding sequence TTGAAACTGGGACGGAGGCAAGTCGTTGCGTGCCTGCTCGGCGCCGTGCTGATGTGGACGGCCGCGCCGCTGTTCGCCTTGGATCATGACAATCTCGATCCCAACCGTCCGATCGGGATGGAGGATGCCTATGCCATACCCAAGGGTGAGATCGGTTTGGAGGGCGGCGTGCGCTTCAATGATCGGCGAGAGGGGCGCACGAGCGTCACGTTTCAGCCGCAGATCATCTACGGTGCGTTCGCCAATACGCAGATCGAAATCCAAGGCGATCTGTTTACCGATCCGCGTTCGCTGGTGGGCGCGAATAAGTCCGGCGATCTGCATCTGGGGGTACTGTACAACTTTAATACCGAAACGTTGAATCTGCCGGCGTTTGCCGTCCGGGTCGAAGCGGATCTGCCTACCGGCGTGAATTCCAAGGGCGTCGATACGCAGCTCACCGGCATTCTGACCCGTTCATTCGGGCGGTTCCGAGTGCATCTCAATGCCGGGTATACCGTGATTGGCTCGCCGCAAGGGCAGGAGCGGCCCGGCGCCTATCGCGCCGTCGCCGCCGTCAGTTATCCGTTGGGGTACCCCACAAGTTTTCGTGACACGCTAATCGCCAGCGTGTATAGCCGCCAATCGGACCTGCGCGGGCAACAGAACCACACCGGCGTCGAAATTGGTATCCGGCATCAATTGACCTCGCGTGTGGTGCTCGACGGTGGGCTCGGTACCGAGTTTGTTGGTCCGGCGGATCGTGCGGCATTACTGGGGACGGTTGGTGTTTCGGTTGGATTTTAG
- a CDS encoding DUF4396 domain-containing protein: MSHHQSALGLVLASDTLSMTTIELVDNTIMVMVPGAMDTGLSDPLL; this comes from the coding sequence ATGAGCCACCACCAATCGGCGTTGGGGTTGGTCTTGGCGTCCGATACTCTCTCCATGACGACCATAGAATTGGTAGATAATACGATCATGGTGATGGTTCCCGGCGCGATGGATACCGGTCTGTCCGATCCGCTGCTGTGA
- a CDS encoding methyltransferase domain-containing protein, with protein sequence MPSQTPEAVIEAQRQDWNRVAAGWDKWDQFFNRTMAFLNHRLVADARVRPGLRVLDLGSGTGYPALLAGEIVGSEGAVVGIDLAESMLAVATRKANALGFQHVTFRTGDVTSLPFETASIDSVISRFCLMFLPDIPKAAAEIARVLKPGGYVAAAVWSAPERNPFIRIPMDVIKTITPLPPPDPEAPGIFRLAKPGDLAGMFERAGLRPLDDEEFTAEVTYATAEEFFRGLMDIAAPIQNLFAKLTTDQQALAEQGIIKAVNEYRRPQGVSLPIAVRIVSARKPQ encoded by the coding sequence ATGCCGTCACAAACACCAGAGGCTGTGATCGAGGCTCAACGTCAGGACTGGAATCGCGTTGCCGCCGGATGGGATAAATGGGATCAGTTTTTCAACCGCACCATGGCCTTCCTCAACCACCGGCTGGTGGCCGATGCGCGGGTGCGGCCGGGCCTTCGCGTGCTGGATCTTGGATCGGGCACCGGCTATCCGGCCCTCCTGGCCGGCGAAATCGTGGGATCGGAGGGCGCCGTGGTCGGGATCGACCTCGCCGAATCCATGCTGGCCGTCGCGACGCGCAAAGCCAATGCGCTCGGCTTCCAGCACGTGACGTTTCGTACCGGGGACGTGACATCACTGCCCTTTGAGACCGCCTCGATCGACTCGGTGATCAGCCGATTCTGCTTGATGTTCCTGCCGGACATTCCCAAGGCCGCCGCGGAAATCGCTCGCGTGTTGAAACCGGGAGGCTATGTCGCGGCCGCCGTCTGGTCTGCACCGGAGAGGAATCCGTTCATTCGCATCCCAATGGATGTGATCAAGACCATTACGCCTCTACCGCCGCCCGACCCCGAGGCGCCCGGCATCTTCCGGCTGGCAAAACCTGGCGACCTGGCCGGCATGTTCGAACGCGCCGGCCTCAGACCATTGGACGACGAAGAATTTACGGCCGAGGTGACCTATGCCACGGCAGAGGAATTTTTTCGCGGCTTGATGGACATCGCCGCCCCGATTCAAAACCTGTTCGCGAAATTGACGACGGATCAACAGGCCCTGGCGGAGCAAGGCATCATCAAAGCCGTGAATGAATATCGCCGGCCTCAAGGAGTCTCGTTGCCGATTGCGGTGAGGATCGTGAGCGCGCGCAAGCCGCAGTAG
- a CDS encoding DUF1328 domain-containing protein, with amino-acid sequence MLYYALMFLVVGLIANALNVLGVAAVAVQISWILFVIGAVLLVVHLVSGRTPRTT; translated from the coding sequence ATGCTGTACTACGCGCTGATGTTCTTAGTGGTCGGATTGATTGCCAACGCCCTGAACGTGTTGGGTGTAGCCGCAGTCGCCGTCCAAATATCCTGGATCTTGTTTGTAATCGGGGCCGTGTTGCTGGTGGTGCATCTGGTGTCGGGACGGACTCCGCGCACCACCTGA
- a CDS encoding BON domain-containing protein, producing the protein MTTRTVLTLCATLVLGGAMITGSAHAIGKADEKTPMNDAWITAKTKIALFADSRVKGSEINVETAQGGVMIRGKIDSDAAKQAAEGIAKGVDGVKTVKNDLQVVAPSKREATDDKDDAITARVHEHMEKDAHLKKAGIHAQTNAGVVSLSGEVQDLTTSAEASSSAWQVPGVKAVKNDLTVKEKA; encoded by the coding sequence ATGACCACACGCACTGTACTGACCCTCTGCGCAACCTTGGTTCTTGGCGGGGCGATGATCACCGGATCGGCGCATGCCATCGGCAAGGCCGACGAGAAGACGCCCATGAATGATGCCTGGATCACGGCGAAGACCAAGATCGCGCTGTTTGCCGATTCCCGGGTGAAGGGAAGCGAGATCAACGTGGAGACCGCCCAGGGCGGAGTCATGATCCGGGGCAAGATCGATTCGGATGCGGCCAAACAGGCGGCGGAAGGGATTGCGAAAGGGGTCGACGGGGTCAAAACCGTGAAGAACGATCTACAGGTCGTGGCCCCCTCCAAACGTGAGGCGACGGACGACAAGGATGACGCCATCACCGCCCGCGTCCATGAGCATATGGAGAAAGACGCACACCTGAAGAAAGCCGGCATTCATGCGCAGACGAACGCAGGCGTTGTCTCGCTCAGCGGCGAAGTTCAGGACCTGACGACCAGCGCCGAAGCCTCTTCGTCGGCCTGGCAAGTGCCCGGCGTGAAGGCTGTGAAAAACGACCTCACGGTGAAGGAAAAGGCCTAA
- a CDS encoding DUF2934 domain-containing protein, protein MMDTNVSRPTPQRIGTAHTSPSHEKPAQAGQAAKGTAAIAQRAYELYEKRGRKDGQALEDWLSAERQLAAAAGH, encoded by the coding sequence ATGATGGATACGAATGTGAGTCGACCCACTCCGCAGCGAATTGGCACAGCCCACACCAGCCCGAGCCATGAAAAACCCGCACAGGCGGGGCAGGCCGCAAAGGGAACTGCTGCGATCGCCCAACGTGCCTACGAACTGTATGAAAAACGGGGACGGAAAGACGGGCAAGCCCTGGAAGACTGGTTGAGCGCAGAACGTCAGCTGGCTGCCGCAGCGGGCCACTAA
- a CDS encoding Hsp20/alpha crystallin family protein, translated as MSTLIRWDPFRVQWNPLKERDELESRLSTLLGHRASTGNGGREALTVAEWSPLVDIVEDENEYRIKAELPAMKKADVRLTVDNGVLTISGERKYEQEEKQEKHHRIERAYGSFLRSFSLPEDADGSKVRADYKDGVLHVHLPKSEKAKPKSIEIKVS; from the coding sequence ATGAGCACACTGATACGTTGGGATCCGTTTCGAGTTCAGTGGAATCCCTTGAAAGAGCGGGACGAATTGGAAAGCCGATTGTCGACCCTTCTGGGACATCGAGCATCGACCGGGAATGGGGGAAGAGAAGCCTTGACGGTTGCCGAGTGGTCACCGTTGGTGGACATCGTGGAAGACGAGAATGAATACCGGATCAAGGCGGAGTTACCGGCCATGAAAAAAGCAGACGTACGACTCACCGTGGATAACGGGGTGCTGACCATTTCCGGCGAACGGAAATATGAGCAGGAAGAGAAACAGGAGAAGCATCACCGGATCGAACGCGCCTATGGGAGTTTTCTCCGCAGTTTCTCACTCCCGGAGGATGCGGACGGGAGCAAGGTCAGAGCCGATTACAAAGACGGGGTGCTCCACGTGCATCTCCCGAAATCCGAGAAAGCGAAGCCGAAATCGATCGAGATTAAGGTGTCCTAG
- a CDS encoding TfoX/Sxy family protein, producing MSSGPPNQSRHMRHDGFKDFVLDQLGEMPELTGKAMFGGFGLYQRGIFFGIIHKGRLFFKTNDLTQPLYRAHGMHPFRPGAKQTLRQYYEVPVDILEDPQELAAWARSAVTLPTAQLPLPYTGLAYGYDPSVLRDG from the coding sequence ATGAGCAGCGGTCCACCCAATCAGTCCCGACACATGCGCCACGACGGCTTCAAAGATTTCGTGCTGGATCAACTCGGTGAGATGCCTGAGCTCACAGGGAAAGCCATGTTCGGCGGCTTTGGCCTCTACCAGCGGGGCATTTTCTTCGGCATCATTCATAAGGGCCGGCTGTTTTTCAAAACCAACGACCTGACGCAACCGCTCTATCGTGCGCATGGCATGCACCCCTTCCGTCCGGGTGCCAAACAAACGCTCCGGCAGTATTACGAAGTGCCGGTAGATATTCTGGAGGACCCGCAGGAACTGGCCGCCTGGGCTCGCAGCGCCGTGACCTTACCCACCGCGCAGCTGCCCCTCCCCTACACCGGCCTGGCCTATGGGTACGACCCATCGGTTCTGCGCGATGGATGA
- a CDS encoding DUF488 domain-containing protein, producing the protein MDDHTADRLTLWTIGHSTRSSDEFLALLQEHAIRRLIDIRRYAGSRRYPHFHSDALNNTLTNAGLEYHQLVELGGRRTARPDSPNRGWKNAGFRGYADYMSTEAFQQALHTLMTDAAASRTAIMCAEAVPWRCHRTLVADALVIHGWQVVHILGPGQIKRHELTTFARVEGDLIVYPAPAGEEAPPRLF; encoded by the coding sequence ATGGATGACCACACTGCCGACCGCCTCACACTCTGGACCATCGGCCACTCGACCCGTTCGAGCGATGAGTTCCTGGCGCTGCTCCAAGAACATGCCATCCGCCGCCTGATCGACATCCGCCGTTATGCCGGCTCGCGGCGCTACCCCCACTTCCACTCGGACGCACTGAACAACACGCTGACCAATGCAGGACTGGAATACCACCAGTTGGTGGAATTGGGCGGCCGACGAACGGCACGCCCGGACTCCCCGAACCGCGGCTGGAAGAACGCCGGCTTTCGCGGCTACGCAGATTACATGAGCACGGAGGCTTTTCAGCAAGCTCTGCACACACTCATGACCGATGCCGCCGCCTCACGAACGGCCATCATGTGCGCCGAAGCAGTTCCCTGGCGCTGCCATCGAACATTGGTGGCCGATGCCCTCGTGATTCACGGCTGGCAGGTCGTCCACATCCTAGGACCTGGCCAAATCAAGCGGCACGAGCTGACGACCTTCGCCAGGGTCGAGGGCGACCTGATTGTCTATCCTGCTCCGG